DNA from Roseimicrobium sp. ORNL1:
ACGTGAACAACATCGTCAACGCGCACAAGGACGGCGTGCCCGCGGTGAACCTGCACTGCGCCATGCACTCCTACCGCAAGGGCTTCAAGGTCGGCGAACCCATCGCTCCCGGCTCGGAGCAGGCCATCTGGTTTGACATGCTCGGCCTCCAGTCCAACCGCCACGGCCCGCAGGAGCCCATCGACATCAGCTACACGGACAAGGAGCATCCCATCACGAAGGGCTTTGAGAACTGGACCACCATCAAGGAAGAGCTCTATAACAATGTGCAGGATCCGAAGAACTTCCCTGGCCACCACTCACTGGCGACTGGCAAGCAACTCGTGAAGAACAAGGACGGCACCACCAAGGAAGAGCAGTCCGTCATCATCTGGACCAACAACTACGGCCCCAAGAAGACCCGTATCTTCAGCACCACGATTGGCCACAACAACGACACCGTGGGAGATGCCCGCTACCTTGACCTCGTCACCCGTGGCGTGCTCTGGGCGGCCGGCAAGCTGGGCGATGACGGCAAGCCCGCTCCCGGGTACGGGCCGAAGAGCAAGTAATCATACGTGGAATAAACACCCTGCAGCCCTGGGAGCGCTGGCCTCTGGCCGGCTGCCGGGTGATAAGCACCTTCGGTGCCCCATTTCTATACAAGCCTTTCCCAAGACCAAGTTCACTTCTTCATGAAACGTTTCATCCTCCTCTTCCCCGCCTTCGCGGCGATGGTCACCACCGCACTGCTCGTCGCTGCCGGCGAAGCCAAGCCGGCAGCCGCAGCCGAAGCTGCCAAAGCAAAGCCGCTCAAGGTCTTGATGGTCTGCGGCGGCTGTTGCCACGATTACGAGAACCAGAAGCGCATCCTCGCGGAAGGTCTCAGTGCCCGTGCGAATGTCGAGTTCACCATCGTGCATGAAGAAGGGCCCGAAGGAAAGAAGGACAAGAACCACCGCATCAGCATCTACGAAAAGGAAGACTGGGCGAAGGGTTATGACCTCGTGCTGCACAACGAGTGCTTCGGCGCGATTGAAGATGTGGCCTTCGTGGAGCGCATCGCCAAGCCACACAAGGACGGCGTGCCTGCCGTGGTGCTGCACTGCTCCGCGCACAGCTATCGTGCTGCGAAGACCGACGAGTGGCGCAAGGTGATTGGCCAGAAGAGCATGAGCCACGAGAAAAATCGTGACCTGCTCGTGAAGAACACCGCCCCTGAACATCCCGTGATGAAGGGCTTCCCCACGGAGTGGCTCGACAAGGCAGATGAGCTCTACAAGAACGAAGAGCTCTATCCCGGCTTCGTCCCGCTCGCCAAGGCCTACGGCGAAGACACCAAGAAGGAACACCACGTGATCTGGGTGAACACCTACGGCAAGGGCAAGGTCTTCGGCACCACGCTGGGGCACAACAACTCCACCATGGAATCCCCCGAGTACCTCGACCTCGTCGCCCGCGGCCTCCTCTGGGCCTGCGACAAGCTCGATGACAGCGGCAAGCCGGTGCCGGGATACGGGCCGACGCAGAAGTAATCTCTGCGGGTAGTTCGTTACATTCGATGATGACAAATAGGCGCTGGTTTCAGCGCCTATTTTCGTTCGGTGACCTTTCGTGTGCTCACATCGAGCGTATACTTGTCGCCACGCTCATTCTCAATCAGGAGTGTTCCTCCACTGACCACCAGCGAAGTGATGAAGACATGCTGCACGTCCTCTTCCAAGATAGGATTGATCTGCACCGAGTAAATGCGCACACGCCAGAGCTCCTTGCCGTTATTGGTGTTTGTGGCCACCACGTATCCCATCTTGTCCGAGGGAGCTGAATATTTGACGCCGCCGATGGTGACGGGCGGGACCGGGGTGGGCGCCAGCCTTTTGGCATGGGAGATTGCCGCTGTGAGAAGCACACCGAGCACCAGAAAAGTGCGCAGCCATGCGAGCAAGGGGACGGTGATCTGAGAAGGCTGAGTCATGACTGGAGCATGACGCGCACGCTGGAGTTTTATTTTTTCACTGTCAGCATTTCCGGCCCGTCGATCCAGCACGCGAGGTAAGGCCACTCGGCGCCTTCACGCCAGAAGCTGGCGATGAAGGGGCGGTCAAACACGAAGCGTTTGGGATAGGGCGGCAATTGCTCCACGGGAACGGAGGCACCAGCACTGCCGTCGGCAGCGCTCGAGGCGCTAAGGAAGGTGGCTGGCACCTTGAAGGTGGACTCCACCAGGGCGCCTTCATGGTTCAGCTTCATGCTAAGCAACTGCTGTACCGCGCCCAGTTCCCACCACATTAGTCCGTCTGGGGACTCCAGGTACTTTTTGCGAGAGAGATCTGGATACTCGCAGAGCGTCGTGGTCTGGAAGTATGGAAGCCACAACACGTCATCCGTAGAGAATATATCCTCGTAGCGCCACCTCCTGCCATCCTTCTCCACCGCCCTCGTGGGGACACGCTCTTTGGCGAGTAGCTCGCGAACTTCCTTCAAGGCACTGTCCAGATTCTGGTGGATGCCGGGAGTAGAAAGCACCAGGCACTGGCGGTCATTGGCATCCCCCGTGTAGAAGGTGAAGCGCAGGGCATGCTGGCCCTTCAGATCGTCGGTCAGCACACGCACGTTGTCACCCTGGGAGGCGGCTAGTTTCCCCTGCGCACCGAACCCGAGGGCGAGATAGCTGCCGCCTTTCCTGTCCCGGAATACCTTGGGGGAAGCATCCGGCACGAAGTGGTTGGGAAATCTCGGGCGAGCTGCGATGGAGGTGACAATGAGCGCCTTCTTGATCTCGACGATAGGAGGGTTGGCCTGTCGCACTCGCAATGGCTGGTAGGGCTCGATCAGCTGCGCAGCACGCTCGCCCACCTGCTTGCGAAGGGCGGTGCGGATGCGCTCGCGAAATTCCGGGGAATCATCCTCGGCGAAGATGAGGGTATCGGGTGGAAGCACCTTGCCCTTGTCCAAC
Protein-coding regions in this window:
- a CDS encoding ThuA domain-containing protein; the encoded protein is MKRFILLFPAFAAMVTTALLVAAGEAKPAAAAEAAKAKPLKVLMVCGGCCHDYENQKRILAEGLSARANVEFTIVHEEGPEGKKDKNHRISIYEKEDWAKGYDLVLHNECFGAIEDVAFVERIAKPHKDGVPAVVLHCSAHSYRAAKTDEWRKVIGQKSMSHEKNRDLLVKNTAPEHPVMKGFPTEWLDKADELYKNEELYPGFVPLAKAYGEDTKKEHHVIWVNTYGKGKVFGTTLGHNNSTMESPEYLDLVARGLLWACDKLDDSGKPVPGYGPTQK
- a CDS encoding ThuA domain-containing protein, whose translation is MKPRLFAIALVSLALGGGMLLKSAAAPAEAPKPLRVLLVTGGCCHDYAKQRLILAEGLGSRANIEVEFAHTDDKKTTAAFPIYNNADWAKGYDVVIHDECSADVMDQPYVNNIVNAHKDGVPAVNLHCAMHSYRKGFKVGEPIAPGSEQAIWFDMLGLQSNRHGPQEPIDISYTDKEHPITKGFENWTTIKEELYNNVQDPKNFPGHHSLATGKQLVKNKDGTTKEEQSVIIWTNNYGPKKTRIFSTTIGHNNDTVGDARYLDLVTRGVLWAAGKLGDDGKPAPGYGPKSK